One genomic segment of Aquipluma nitroreducens includes these proteins:
- a CDS encoding apiosidase-like domain-containing protein translates to MKIHTASKIFLLITILSFLVFKSNAETIHHGEVYKIIFKSAKTYSNPYKDIPSSSGGDLLKVTFEGYKGEALNKEITIVGFWNGGSEWCVNFAPPYAGEWKYISFSPEKSMNGKKGNLEVVTWTKDEQNANPTRHGFVRVNKTGEQAGHFFEYSDGQPFLWIGDTWWNWTDSRIHLETFKQMVDNRSEKGFNIGQLFVPGNGWGRESSLLDETYTKLDTEHAKKVEEMIRYANLKGITVWIHGWWSRPDLNKTVGAEKMQRWWRYLVHRFGAYNVIWVLAGEYNMNNYGGMGLNFWKDLGKLIKKEDPYERIVSVHNTPPFWSGGAAAPQWATGKVLHQEAWLDYNQSQVGHGKYANEMIPQVVSEEYHLNPSKPIVVTECWYEFTEGNPTAMDIRFAAWSAILSGAAGHTYGGGHVWLASVPEAPGGAGAWPYEKGFARTTYDYEGAESMKHLAEFFKKVKWWNMAPHPELVQEYPQPFCLAKPGEEYVLYLRYAGTVKVRMDGSAASGYYKYYWFNPASGQIYDSKTIQGNSVLQFECPESYPAVPEYKDWVLYIGRK, encoded by the coding sequence ATGAAAATCCATACTGCTTCGAAAATATTTCTTCTGATAACCATCCTTTCATTTCTTGTTTTCAAATCAAATGCTGAAACCATCCACCATGGGGAGGTTTATAAAATCATTTTCAAATCAGCTAAAACGTATTCCAATCCTTATAAAGATATACCTTCAAGTTCAGGAGGTGATCTGTTAAAAGTCACCTTTGAAGGCTATAAAGGAGAGGCTTTAAATAAGGAGATTACGATAGTAGGTTTTTGGAATGGCGGATCGGAATGGTGCGTAAATTTTGCACCGCCTTATGCCGGTGAATGGAAGTATATCTCTTTTTCACCAGAAAAAAGCATGAATGGAAAGAAGGGAAACCTGGAAGTTGTTACCTGGACCAAAGATGAACAAAACGCCAATCCAACAAGGCATGGTTTTGTCAGGGTTAATAAGACAGGAGAACAAGCCGGACATTTTTTTGAATATTCCGACGGACAGCCGTTTCTCTGGATCGGCGACACCTGGTGGAACTGGACAGACAGCCGTATTCACCTGGAAACATTCAAGCAAATGGTTGACAACCGTTCAGAAAAAGGTTTTAACATCGGTCAGCTATTTGTCCCCGGAAACGGATGGGGCAGGGAAAGTTCCTTGTTGGATGAAACTTATACCAAACTGGATACGGAACATGCAAAAAAGGTTGAGGAAATGATAAGGTATGCCAATTTGAAAGGAATCACGGTTTGGATTCATGGCTGGTGGAGCCGACCTGATCTGAACAAAACGGTTGGAGCGGAAAAAATGCAGCGCTGGTGGCGCTACCTGGTTCACAGGTTTGGAGCATACAATGTGATCTGGGTTCTTGCCGGTGAATATAACATGAACAATTATGGTGGAATGGGACTTAATTTCTGGAAAGATTTGGGCAAACTGATCAAAAAGGAAGATCCGTATGAGCGTATTGTCAGTGTTCACAATACTCCGCCATTCTGGAGTGGTGGTGCTGCAGCTCCCCAATGGGCCACCGGAAAGGTTTTACATCAGGAGGCGTGGCTCGATTACAATCAAAGTCAGGTTGGGCATGGAAAATATGCTAATGAGATGATTCCGCAGGTGGTTTCAGAAGAATATCATCTGAACCCATCGAAGCCAATTGTTGTAACAGAATGCTGGTACGAATTTACTGAAGGCAATCCGACGGCGATGGATATCCGGTTTGCTGCCTGGTCGGCTATACTTTCGGGTGCCGCCGGTCACACTTACGGAGGAGGGCATGTCTGGCTGGCAAGTGTCCCTGAAGCTCCGGGAGGAGCAGGTGCTTGGCCTTATGAAAAAGGATTTGCCCGCACAACCTATGATTATGAAGGAGCTGAATCCATGAAACATCTGGCCGAATTTTTTAAAAAAGTAAAATGGTGGAACATGGCTCCTCACCCTGAACTGGTGCAGGAATATCCGCAGCCATTTTGTCTGGCAAAACCAGGAGAGGAGTATGTGCTGTATTTGAGGTATGCCGGAACAGTAAAAGTCAGAATGGATGGTTCTGCAGCCTCAGGATATTATAAATATTATTGGTTCAATCCTGCATCGGGGCAGATTTATGATTCAAAAACTATTCAGGGTAATAGCGTTTTACAATTTGAGTGCCCCGAATCATATCCTGCAGTCCCTGAATACAAAGATTGGGTGCTATATATAGGCAGGAAATAA
- a CDS encoding glycoside hydrolase family 78 protein, with amino-acid sequence MVNLKTDHQSTPLGFDDPVPEFSWVLKSDERGMEQTAYEIRVTDNPEKLDAGKYLQSGKISGNQTFGIQYSGKPLKSFTRYFWKVRVWDQNDKVSEWSASS; translated from the coding sequence ATTGTCAATTTAAAAACTGATCATCAATCTACTCCGTTAGGTTTCGACGATCCTGTTCCGGAGTTTAGCTGGGTTTTAAAATCGGACGAACGGGGAATGGAACAAACAGCTTATGAAATTCGGGTCACCGACAATCCGGAAAAATTGGATGCTGGAAAATACTTGCAATCAGGGAAAATCTCCGGTAACCAAACTTTTGGAATTCAGTATTCAGGAAAACCTTTGAAGTCGTTTACCCGGTATTTTTGGAAAGTTCGTGTTTGGGACCAAAACGATAAAGTTTCGGAATGGAGCGCTTCTTCCTAG
- a CDS encoding DMT family transporter has protein sequence MKEKRWLVYAILAAASWGIWGILTKFISGDINPFATHFMFTVGALFTLPLVLRNCKIKEANVKGISLGIGASILAVIGNVSIYQSFNMGGQAAVIIPLTNLYPLITIVIALLIFKEKLNWINGLGIFIVIPAILLLSGQSSFFDGSDVFYKNIEFQVWLIFAILTLFLFGIFSALQKVISNYLSTGWAYLSFVVSSVLVSVCFFAFGLIDFNFSEKTFWLGSSAGFLDGLGVLSIYWAYQVKGKASKVSSIAAALQQVFTVILAIVFLDEMLSLDASIGIFLAILGAYLLSFETTKTS, from the coding sequence TTGAAAGAAAAGCGTTGGCTGGTATATGCTATTCTAGCTGCTGCTAGTTGGGGAATTTGGGGAATTTTAACAAAGTTTATTTCCGGTGACATCAATCCTTTTGCAACCCATTTTATGTTTACTGTGGGTGCGTTGTTTACTTTACCTTTGGTACTTCGGAACTGCAAAATAAAGGAAGCGAATGTCAAAGGCATTTCCCTCGGAATTGGTGCGAGCATTCTTGCAGTAATAGGAAATGTGTCTATTTACCAGTCTTTTAATATGGGAGGACAGGCTGCTGTGATAATTCCTTTAACTAATCTTTACCCATTAATTACCATTGTAATAGCACTTCTGATTTTTAAGGAAAAGTTAAACTGGATAAATGGATTGGGTATTTTTATTGTTATTCCTGCTATACTATTGTTATCTGGCCAATCCAGCTTTTTTGATGGTTCTGATGTATTCTATAAAAATATTGAATTTCAGGTCTGGCTGATATTTGCAATTCTTACACTTTTTTTATTTGGAATCTTCAGCGCTTTGCAAAAAGTAATTTCCAATTATCTTTCTACCGGGTGGGCTTATTTAAGTTTTGTTGTTTCTTCTGTTTTGGTTTCGGTTTGTTTTTTCGCTTTTGGCCTGATCGATTTTAATTTTTCAGAAAAAACATTTTGGCTTGGATCATCAGCTGGGTTCCTTGATGGACTGGGAGTCTTATCCATTTACTGGGCCTATCAGGTCAAAGGCAAAGCCTCTAAGGTCAGTTCAATTGCTGCAGCCTTGCAGCAAGTATTTACCGTCATTTTGGCTATTGTTTTCCTAGACGAGATGCTTAGTTTAGATGCATCTATTGGTATTTTTCTTGCAATTCTGGGAGCCTATCTACTTTCGTTTGAGACGACAAAGACGAGTTAA